The Kaustia mangrovi genome has a segment encoding these proteins:
- the modB gene encoding molybdate ABC transporter permease subunit encodes MLTPAEVEALLLSLRISVVAVGCALPLAVLAAYGLARLDFPGKTLLDGIVHLPLVLPPVVMGYLLLVTFGTRGPVGSWLLDTLGIRVVFSWTGAALAAGIITFPFQVRAIRLALGAIDAKLEVAAETLGAGWFDRFWTITLPLALPGVIAGAITAFAASLGEFGAIITFVSNIPGETRTIPLAIYTAIQTPGGEVDAARLAVLAIALALAGLVLSELAARRVARLHG; translated from the coding sequence ATGCTGACGCCTGCGGAAGTCGAAGCCCTGCTCCTGAGCCTGCGCATTTCCGTCGTGGCGGTCGGCTGTGCGCTTCCCCTGGCGGTGCTCGCCGCCTACGGGCTCGCCCGCCTCGACTTTCCGGGCAAGACGCTGCTCGACGGCATCGTCCACCTGCCCCTCGTGCTGCCGCCGGTGGTCATGGGCTATCTGCTGCTGGTGACCTTCGGCACGCGGGGACCGGTGGGCTCGTGGCTTCTCGACACGCTCGGCATAAGGGTCGTGTTCAGCTGGACCGGCGCCGCGCTCGCCGCGGGGATCATCACATTCCCCTTCCAGGTCCGCGCGATCCGGCTGGCACTCGGCGCCATAGACGCCAAGCTCGAGGTCGCCGCGGAGACGCTCGGGGCCGGCTGGTTCGACCGGTTCTGGACGATCACCCTGCCGCTCGCCCTGCCGGGCGTCATCGCCGGCGCCATTACCGCCTTCGCGGCGAGCCTTGGCGAGTTCGGCGCGATCATCACCTTCGTCTCCAACATCCCCGGCGAGACGCGCACCATCCCGCTGGCGATCTATACCGCGATCCAGACACCCGGCGGCGAGGTGGATGCCGCACGGCTCGCCGTGCTGGCCATCGCGCTCGCCCTTGCCGGGCTCGTCCTCTCCGAGCTCGCCGCGCGCCGCGTCGCCCGGCTCCACGGCTGA